From Streptomyces chrestomyceticus JCM 4735, one genomic window encodes:
- a CDS encoding VOC family protein, translating to MPAPNLFLIGVRDAEAATAFYSDLFEIEPTFTSPHYVAFEAAPGVLFALWTGYSEHAVPSLPRTTEIGLMTPGPSQAIDEIFTRWVSKGVHVVQEPHDAVFGRTFVITDPDGNLIRVSPVD from the coding sequence ATGCCCGCACCGAACCTGTTCCTGATCGGCGTCCGCGACGCCGAGGCCGCCACCGCCTTCTACAGCGACCTGTTCGAGATCGAACCGACCTTCACCAGTCCCCACTACGTAGCCTTCGAAGCTGCCCCCGGTGTCCTGTTCGCACTGTGGACGGGCTACAGCGAGCACGCGGTCCCGAGCCTCCCCCGTACGACAGAGATCGGACTCATGACGCCGGGGCCATCGCAGGCGATTGACGAGATCTTCACGAGGTGGGTCTCGAAGGGGGTCCACGTTGTGCAGGAGCCGCATGATGCTGTCTTCGGCCGCACGTTCGTGATTACGGACCCTGACGGCAACCTCATCCGAGTCTCCCCGGTCGACTGA